Proteins from a genomic interval of Pseudoruegeria sp. SHC-113:
- the rplK gene encoding 50S ribosomal protein L11 yields the protein MAKKLAGTMKLQIPAGKANPSPPVGPALGQRGINIMEFCKAFNAKTQDMEPGAPCPTVITYYQDKSFAMDIKTPPASYYLKKAAGLKPVGKRNRPKGAEKPGRETIAYVTVAQVREIAEAKMKDLSANDVEAAMQIILGSAKSMGIEVK from the coding sequence ATGGCCAAGAAGCTTGCTGGCACCATGAAGCTGCAGATCCCTGCAGGCAAAGCCAACCCGTCGCCGCCCGTGGGCCCCGCCCTGGGTCAGCGCGGCATCAACATCATGGAATTCTGCAAGGCGTTCAACGCCAAGACGCAGGACATGGAGCCCGGTGCGCCGTGCCCGACCGTGATCACCTACTACCAGGACAAATCCTTCGCGATGGACATCAAGACGCCGCCCGCGTCTTACTACCTCAAGAAGGCTGCTGGCCTGAAGCCCGTCGGCAAGCGCAACCGTCCGAAAGGCGCTGAGAAGCCCGGCCGTGAGACGATCGCTTACGTGACCGTGGCCCAGGTGCGCGAGATCGCCGAAGCCAAGATGAAGGACCTGTCCGCGAACGACGTGGAAGCCGCAATGCAAATCATCCTGGGCTCCGCGAAGTCCATGGGCATCGAGGTGAAGTAA
- the rplA gene encoding 50S ribosomal protein L1 — MAKLGKRTTAARAAFAGKENLSVEEAVALIKGNATAKFDETLEIAMNLGVDPRHADQMVRGVVTLPNGTGKTVRVAVFARGPKAEEAQKAGADIVGAEDLMETIQGGTIEFDRCIATPDMMPIVGRLGKILGPRNLMPNPKVGTVTMDVAQAVANAKGGEVQFKAEKAGVVHAGIGKVSFDEAKLAENVRAFVEAVSRAKPTGAKGSYMKKIALSSSMGPGVTISVENATGN; from the coding sequence ATGGCCAAGCTTGGAAAACGCACCACCGCCGCCCGCGCCGCATTTGCCGGCAAGGAAAACCTCTCCGTCGAGGAAGCCGTTGCCCTGATCAAAGGCAACGCGACCGCCAAATTCGACGAGACGCTCGAGATCGCGATGAACCTCGGTGTTGACCCGCGCCACGCTGACCAGATGGTCCGCGGCGTTGTTACGCTACCCAACGGCACCGGCAAAACCGTGCGCGTTGCTGTCTTCGCCCGTGGCCCGAAAGCGGAAGAAGCCCAGAAAGCTGGTGCTGACATCGTGGGCGCCGAAGACCTGATGGAAACCATCCAGGGCGGCACCATCGAGTTCGATCGCTGCATCGCGACCCCGGACATGATGCCGATCGTTGGCCGCCTGGGTAAGATCCTCGGCCCGCGCAACCTGATGCCGAACCCGAAGGTCGGCACCGTGACGATGGACGTGGCGCAAGCCGTGGCCAACGCCAAGGGTGGCGAAGTTCAGTTCAAGGCTGAAAAAGCAGGCGTCGTGCACGCCGGCATCGGCAAGGTCTCCTTCGACGAGGCCAAGCTGGCCGAGAACGTGCGTGCCTTCGTGGAAGCCGTCTCCCGCGCCAAGCCGACGGGTGCCAAGGGCTCCTACATGAAGAAAATCGCGCTGAGCTCCTCCATGGGCCCGGGCGTGACGATCTCCGTGGAAAACGCCACCGGCAACTGA
- a CDS encoding hybrid sensor histidine kinase/response regulator, with translation MTQQGDGFRDRDLPSRLAGVGIIFLASGFFLPTAFVVAAFATVAYSEARLYGLRRRAAEAGQPPDPAFSVALMGLASAAMMANCALLALQGGVAETVLALAILIGALTHTMLIKEHSFAERLAKLGPLIATALFLPAARSLNGAPAMQVLLFAFIIAFLLLYLSLAYRVNQRLKAEMAQARARAEAANRAKDDFLAVISHEIRTPLNGVLGAVQLLQEEEDPDRRKRQLDLLERSARDAERIVTELLDSAKIESGHFSLASEVANLAQTCGDVVDLFRGLAEDKGLDLAFRVDPALPQDLMFDRMRVRQCVSNLLSNALKYTDDGGVELWAGRAPGEPGKVEVRVKDSGPGIAREDQARIFEKYQQIQPAARSTGAAGPAGGLKLNSTGLGLPITRQLARRMGGDVTLRSRPGRGSEFCLSFEAQAVARPVPAAGEAVTPSRDMKAAVATLDAGAHVLVVDDNRTNRTIALAFLRRMGLTGAEACDGLEGLAALEAARFDLVLLDLNMPRMGGAEMFAAMQAAGGRIAATPVIALSAEDEEEAAARIRTLGMADYVPKPIDKAVLEARVAKVIGAARATAGSSAEHPADGGREPATPRPMGPKPALPHPGPHSGPQSRAAATSAKARSDLLARDA, from the coding sequence GTGACGCAGCAAGGCGATGGGTTCAGGGATCGGGATTTGCCCTCCCGTCTTGCCGGTGTCGGAATCATTTTCCTGGCGTCGGGGTTCTTCCTGCCGACGGCTTTCGTTGTCGCGGCCTTTGCCACCGTGGCCTATAGCGAAGCGCGGCTCTATGGCCTGCGGCGCCGTGCGGCAGAGGCGGGGCAGCCGCCTGACCCGGCCTTCAGCGTGGCTTTGATGGGGCTCGCGAGCGCGGCCATGATGGCCAATTGCGCGCTGCTGGCGCTGCAGGGGGGCGTGGCAGAAACGGTTCTGGCGCTTGCGATCCTGATCGGGGCGCTCACCCATACGATGCTGATCAAGGAGCACAGCTTTGCAGAACGTCTGGCCAAGCTCGGCCCTCTGATCGCAACGGCGCTTTTCCTTCCGGCAGCCCGCAGTCTCAACGGCGCGCCCGCGATGCAGGTTTTGCTTTTCGCCTTCATCATTGCGTTTCTTCTGCTTTACCTGAGCCTTGCCTACCGGGTGAACCAGCGTCTGAAAGCGGAGATGGCGCAGGCCCGCGCGCGGGCGGAAGCGGCCAATCGCGCCAAAGATGATTTTCTGGCCGTCATCAGCCATGAAATCCGCACTCCGCTCAACGGGGTGCTGGGTGCGGTTCAGCTATTGCAGGAGGAAGAGGATCCGGACCGCCGCAAGCGGCAGCTCGATCTGCTTGAACGCTCCGCGCGCGATGCGGAGCGGATCGTGACGGAGCTTCTGGACAGCGCCAAAATCGAGTCCGGCCATTTCAGCCTCGCGTCGGAGGTCGCCAACCTCGCCCAGACCTGTGGCGACGTGGTGGATCTGTTCCGCGGCCTTGCCGAGGACAAGGGGCTTGATCTTGCATTCAGGGTGGATCCGGCCCTGCCGCAGGATCTGATGTTTGACCGGATGCGCGTGCGCCAATGCGTGTCCAACCTGCTGTCGAACGCGCTGAAATACACCGATGACGGTGGGGTGGAGCTTTGGGCGGGCCGGGCGCCGGGCGAACCGGGCAAGGTCGAGGTCCGCGTAAAGGACAGCGGCCCCGGCATCGCCCGGGAGGATCAGGCGCGGATCTTCGAGAAGTACCAGCAGATCCAGCCTGCAGCGCGCAGCACGGGCGCGGCCGGGCCCGCCGGTGGATTGAAGCTCAACAGCACAGGCCTTGGCCTGCCGATCACCCGCCAACTGGCGCGGCGGATGGGCGGGGATGTGACCCTGCGCTCCCGCCCCGGACGGGGCTCGGAATTCTGCCTGAGCTTCGAGGCTCAAGCCGTGGCGAGGCCGGTGCCGGCTGCCGGTGAAGCCGTCACGCCTTCGCGTGATATGAAAGCCGCCGTAGCCACTCTGGACGCTGGCGCGCATGTTCTGGTGGTGGATGACAACCGCACCAACCGCACCATCGCGCTGGCCTTCCTGCGCCGCATGGGGCTGACCGGCGCAGAAGCCTGCGACGGGCTGGAGGGCCTTGCCGCGCTGGAAGCTGCGCGCTTCGACCTGGTTCTGCTCGATCTGAACATGCCGCGCATGGGCGGGGCGGAGATGTTTGCCGCGATGCAAGCGGCGGGCGGCCGGATCGCGGCGACGCCGGTCATTGCGCTCTCGGCGGAAGACGAGGAGGAAGCGGCGGCCCGGATCCGGACCCTCGGCATGGCGGACTATGTGCCCAAGCCGATCGACAAGGCGGTGCTGGAAGCCCGTGTTGCGAAGGTGATCGGCGCTGCCCGCGCCACGGCGGGCTCCTCCGCGGAGCATCCTGCGGACGGGGGCAGAGAGCCCGCCACACCGCGGCCCATGGGGCCGAAACCGGCGCTCCCGCATCCCGGCCCTCATTCCGGCCCGCAGTCTCGCGCTGCGGCGACGTCCGCCAAGGCGCGGTCCGATCTGCTGGCGCGCGATGCCTGA
- the rplJ gene encoding 50S ribosomal protein L10, which produces MDRAQKEKLVEELGQIFESSGVVVVSHYEGLTVAEMQDLRARAREAGSSVRVAKNKLAKIALEGKPCASISEYLSGMTVLTFSEDPVAAAKVAEDFAKDNKKFEILGGAMGESALDRAGVTAVSKMPSREELIASIVGCIGAPAANIAGAIGAPASNIAGILSTLEEREAA; this is translated from the coding sequence GTGGATAGAGCCCAGAAAGAGAAACTGGTCGAGGAACTCGGCCAAATCTTCGAAAGCTCTGGCGTCGTCGTGGTTTCCCACTACGAAGGCCTCACCGTTGCTGAGATGCAGGATCTGCGTGCCCGCGCCCGCGAGGCAGGTAGTTCCGTGCGTGTTGCCAAAAACAAGCTCGCCAAAATCGCCCTGGAAGGTAAGCCCTGTGCTTCGATTTCCGAATACCTTTCGGGCATGACCGTTCTGACCTTCTCCGAGGACCCCGTGGCAGCAGCCAAGGTGGCCGAGGACTTCGCCAAAGATAACAAAAAGTTTGAGATCCTTGGCGGTGCAATGGGTGAGAGCGCTCTGGACCGTGCTGGTGTTACCGCCGTGTCGAAGATGCCGTCCCGCGAGGAGCTTATCGCTTCCATCGTCGGCTGCATCGGCGCCCCGGCTGCCAACATCGCCGGTGCCATTGGCGCGCCTGCAAGCAACATCGCTGGCATCCTCTCCACTCTGGAGGAGCGGGAAGCCGCTTAA
- the rplL gene encoding 50S ribosomal protein L7/L12 has product MADLKKLAEEIVGLTLLEAQELKTILKDEYGIEPAAGGAVMVAAAGDAGGAAAEEEKTEFDVILKSAGASKINVIKEVRAITGLGLKEAKELVEAGGKAVKEGVSKDEAEDIKGKLEAAGAEVEVK; this is encoded by the coding sequence ATGGCTGATCTGAAAAAACTGGCTGAAGAGATCGTTGGTCTGACCCTTCTCGAAGCTCAAGAGCTGAAAACCATCCTGAAAGACGAGTACGGCATCGAGCCGGCTGCTGGTGGCGCCGTGATGGTTGCTGCTGCAGGCGACGCCGGTGGCGCTGCTGCTGAAGAAGAAAAAACCGAGTTCGACGTCATCCTGAAGTCGGCCGGCGCGTCCAAAATCAACGTCATCAAAGAAGTCCGCGCCATCACCGGCCTGGGCCTCAAAGAAGCCAAAGAGCTGGTGGAAGCCGGCGGCAAGGCTGTCAAAGAAGGCGTGTCCAAGGACGAAGCCGAAGACATCAAAGGCAAGCTGGAAGCAGCTGGCGCCGAAGTCGAAGTCAAGTAA